The DNA sequence GGACCCAACAGGCGAGGTCTTTCAAGCTGCCAACAAATTGCCTCTAACCACGGGAGGCGGCGGCCTCGGCAGAGGCCCCGCTGCGCCCGTTCTTCTCTTCGGTCCACTGGGCGACCGATCTCGCGGACAGCGTTGAGCGTCGTCAACCCACTGACCAGAGACGTCAAGGCCAAAACGCACCGGACTCAAGCCGTCTAGCCGACGTTCCCCTCGCCATCTGCGCCTTGGACCCGGAAAACCGGGGCCGACTCCCCGCCCCGCATCGACGCGATCCCGACGGCGCTTGCGTTTTTATTTTCTTATCGTATCTTTATTACTTAATTACGATACGTTAAGTGAGCGCCCGCCGGAGGGTATCGACCATGGGACGTCCAGGCATCACACGAGAGCAGGTCTTCGAGACGGCGAGCGCGATCGCCCACGAGGGGACAACCCCCACGGTGATGGCGGTCCGCAAGCGCCTGGGGGGCGGCAGCCCGAACAACATCACCAAGTGGCTCGGGGAGTGGAAGGCGCAGCACGAGACCACGCGAGTCGAGGCCCTGCCCCCGCTGCCCGAGCCGGTCGAGGCGGCCATGCGTCAGGTCTGGGGATCGGCCTGGAAGGGCGCCCAGGATCAGCTCGAATCCGAACGCGAGGCCCTGAGCGCGGCCCGCAAGGAGATCGAGCGCGAGCGCGCGGAGATGCTCGCCGAGATCTCGCGCCTGGATGGCGAGCTGGAAGCAGCGCGGGCGGAGACCCAGGAAAGGGACAAGGCCCTCGACGCGGCTCGCCGGTCCCACGACGAGACCCGCGCGGAGCTGCGGGAGGCCAGGGTCCTGGTCGAGGAGCGCTCCCGACGCATCGACGAGCAGGCCGCCGAGATCCAGGAGGCCCGGCGCCAGTCATCGGAGGCACAGGCACAGACCAAGCGCCTGGAGGCCGACCTCGCCCACCTGAACCGGGAGCTGGGAGAGGCGAGGCAGCGGGCCGATCAGGAGGCCAAGGCGAGGAGCAAGCTCGCCGGCGAGCTGGACCGTGTGCAGGCGGACAACCGGCGTCTATCAGACGAGATCAAACGGGCAGGAGAAAGCGCGAAGCAGGCGAAGGCGGCCCTGGACCTCGGCGGGAAGAAGATCGCCAAGCTGGAGGGTGCGCTCGATGAGGAACGCCAGGCCCGCGCGAGCGCCGAGCGCGAGACCGCCGAGCTTCGGGTTCAGGTCGCCACCCTCACCGAGCGGACGGCCCGCGTCGAGGAGCTTCACGCCCTGATCGAGAGGCTGAAGTAGCTGATTCCCACACACCACGCCGTGGCGGCCATCGTCCAGTCTACGGCAGGCTGTACCAGGCCCCTCGGCCCTGCCCGTGCAGCACGAGCAGCTCGCGCTCGCACAGCGTCTTGAAGTGTCCCTTCAGCGTATTGCGGCTGGCGCCGGTGACGGTCACCGCGTCGGCGATGGTGATGCGGCCGTGATCGCGAGCGTGATCCAGGATCTGGATGGCCAAGTCCGGCAGCTTGGCGAGCAGCAGTCGCTCGCGCTCGACCTTCTGGCGCAGACGACGCATCTGGCGTTGCAGGGCCTTTAGGAAAAAGGTCAGCCAGGGCGTCCAGTCCGGTGCCTCGGTGCAGATGGTCCCCTGGGTACGGCGCAGCGCCAGGTAGTAGCCCTCCTTGCTCTGCTCGATCACGCTCTCCAGCGAGCTGTAGGGGACGTACGCATAGCCAGCCCGCAGCAGGAGCAGGGTGGTGAGCACCCGACTCAGGCGCCCGTTGCCATCTTGGAACGGATGGATCTCCAGGAAGACGACGACGAAGATGCCGATCGCGATGAGGGGATGCAGCTCGCCCTGTTGAGCCTGATCGAGCCAGTCCACTAGCTCAGCCATGCGCCGCGGGGTCTCAAACGGATTCGCGGTCTCGAACACGACACCGACCTGATTGCCTTCGGCATCGAAGGCCGCGACGCTGTTGGAGGTCGTCTTGTATTCGCCGCGATGGCGCTCGTCCTTGTCGCTGAAGCGCAGCAGGTCGCGGTGGAGCTGCTTGATATGGTTCTCGGTGACCGTGATCTCCTGCCAGGACGCAAAGACGGTCTCCATGAGCTGCGCGTAGCCGGCAACTTCCTGCTCGTCACGGGAGCCGAAGGATTGGATCTCCAGGTTCGAAAGCAGCTGCTCGACCTCCCGGTCGGACAGCCGACTTCCCTCGATGCGGGTCGACGATCCGATGCTCTCGATGGTCGCGACGCGGCGCAGGGCCGACAGGCGTTCCGGCGCCAGTGTGCCCAGGGCGCGCCAAGCGCCCTTGAACTCGTCGATCTCGGCGACGAGGGCAAGTATCTCCGGGGTGATCTGCAAAGTGGATGTCTGGATCATCACCCACTTTTACACCCACAAACACCCATTTCTCAAGCTGTCATACCCAATTCGACACCCATTTGCACCCAATCCAGCGGTGGCATCTGGATCACCGCGGCCAGTAGGCCATGGGTCCATCAGGAAGCAGGCCCGGCTGCGCCTGGGCCGCTGGGAACCTCCGCGTTGCCATGCTCGGCGCTGACGCGGAGCAACAACACACTACTCGCCGTCCATCTGTCCTCCGGCGTTGGGCTGCGCACTGCACGCGGCCGCGGCCCTCGACCGCATCGAGTCGACCCGGGGCCCGGCCCAGGCACTCGGCCAAGACCCCAACACCAACGCCTTCGTGCGCGAGCAATTGGTCAACGGGATCCATGTGTCCACGCAACCCCGGCCGGCACCGAGAGGAGCACGAAGGTCAGTGGGTCGCCAGCCGGCGTTGATTTGCCGACATCCCAAAATGCGGTGGCTTCTGCAGCACCCATCCAACCCCGACTATCGGGTGCCCTTCGGCGATGAAGACCCCAAACCATCCCTGGAGCTTCCGCCAACGCCTGCGCACCCGAGCCTTCGGCTGGCGCGGGTCGAAGCTCGCCATCGAGCGGCTGAAGGATGCCTTGGGCGAGATCAAGACGGTTGCCCGCACCGACCCCGAGACCGCGGCCGAGGGGGCCGTCCTACTGATGGAACGTCTGTGGCCCGCTCTCCAGGCGGTCGACAGCTCCTCCGGCGCCCTGGGCAACGCGACCAGCAAGACGGTGCACGAGCTGATCGAGATCCTGCTGGCCGCACCAAAGGAAGGGGCGCGCCTGGAGCGTCAACTCGACCGGCTCTGGACGGCCATCGAGGAAGACGGCGTGGACTACCTCTCCGAAGTCCGCGACCGCTGGGGCGAGCTGTGCCGCACCCCCGGGCGCGCCTCCCGGGCCGCCGACGACTTCCTGCCGGCCCTGCGCCTGAGCTGGACCCCGGAGCACCGGGGCTACTACCGCGGGACCATGTCCTGCCTCTCCTGCCTGCTCGCGGCGGGACGCCACCAGGAGCTGCTCGACCTGATCGAGACCGCCCCCTTCCTCTGGTGGCGCTACCGGCGCTACGGCGTGCGGGCACTCGCCGCCCAGGGGCGCATCGACGAGGCAATCGCTTACGCGGAGCGGTCGCTGGGCCTGAACGACGGCCCCTCGAACATGGCCCGCACCTGCGAGGCGATCCTCCTGGCCGCCGGCCGTGGTGAGGACGCCTACCGCCGCTTCGCCTACACCGCCAACCGGGCCGGGTCCCACCTGGCGACTTTCCGGGCCATCAAGAAGAAGTATCCGGACAAGGCGCCCCGGGCCATCCTCGACGACCTGATCGCCCAGACCCCCGGCGAGGAGGGCAAGTGGTTCGCGACCGCCTAGGACCTGGGCCTGCTGGACCTCGCCCTGGACCTGGCCCGGCGCTCCCCGGTGGACATCGGCACCCTGCTGCGCGCAGCCCGGGACCACCTGGACCGCGAGCCGGCCTTCACCCTGGACACGGCGACAACGGCCCTGAGCTGGATGGCCGCGGGCCACGGCTACGATCTGCGGGCCGGGGATATCTGGCAGGCGATGGGCTACGCCCTGCACGCGGCCGAGGCCCTCGGCCGCGTGGAGTCGACCCGGGGCCTGATCCAGGCGCTGGCTCAGGACCAGGGCACCGATGCCTTCGTGCGCGAGCGGTTGGTCAATGGGACCACGGATGTTCCTGGCCACTAAGAATTCCCCGCACTCAGAACCGACCGCGTCTTAAGATGATTGGCCGACACCCTAAGCGTGCGGGAGTCTCAGACGAGAACAACAATGCAAACGGCTTGTCTGTACTGCGGAACCACCGGGTTCGACCAGACCAGGAACGAGGTGCTAAAGATCTCCATCCTGGCTGACGACGGCACAGTCCTGCCCGAGTCACTTATCGGCCCCATCCGCCGCATGAGCTGCCCCAAGGCGCAAAGCATACAAGGCATCGCCCCCCGAGGACGTGGCGGAAACACCAACTTTCGCGGAGCTACACCCACCCATCGCCGCGACAGTCTCTGGGCGCAACTGGTGACATGCAACACCCTCTTCGACCGACACTTCCTCGGAACTGCCCTCGACAGCACCGCCGCAATCCGCTGCGCCATGCATACCGATTCCGAGGCATTCGGCGCGTGGAGTGACTGGCAGGGAAGCGGGCACTGCCCCACGTCGAGCCATTCGCCCAGAACCGCTTACCCCACATCTACACCTTCGCAACAATGCCAACTGGACCGATCCCACACACCACACTTTAGAGACACCGAAACTTCGCACCCGCTCGCACCGCCCCGCCTCTATCTCCGCGGTGCGATGGCTCTTGTATCGCGGTCGCGCTTCTGCCCCACTAATCCTACTCACTCGCGCCCGCTAGTCTCCGCAGACAGACCCTGGAAAGCCACTCACCAAGCACCGCCAGACCACAATGATGGTCTCTCTTCCATTCTCCCCATATACACCCTAGCACACCATATTCATACCCATTCTCCATCTCTTAATCGCCCATATCCATTGCCCTTTTCCCACCAACGCATCTGCCCTTTCTCCACGGTAGTTCTGTAATGCTTCCCTACAACACACAGCCATCATTGGTCATCGCCAATACCGCCGAAGCCTTTCTTCCTTTCATAACCACAGCCCCGTCGAACAAAGAGGCACTCATAGCCGCGGAACACGCCCTATCTGACCGCGCCTTGTTATGGGGAGGTCCCAACAAATGCGTCGTCACGCCTTTTCCTGTCCCTCACTCACCCACCCTGGCGCGCCAGCTCGGATATGTTCAGCTCATCAACCTCTCCCCACCTTCGCCGAGCTTCTGCCTCTGCGAAGATATCGCCACCCACTCGCATTTACTCCACGCCGTTACTACTTTTCTTTCCCAGGCCCCTACCGTATCTATTATTAGCTATTGTTCCTCTCCCTTTCTTAACACTCTCATCGACGTTTTGCGCCGTAGCACCACTTCCACGCTCCTTCTCCCCGAGACATCCGATAACCGAGGAATCCAGGCTGCTTTACGCTTCGATAGCAAGAGCGGCTTCCGCTCTCTTGTTCTCCAATGGTCCGCGGAATGTCCCTTCCTACGTCCCCCCGAGGCTCATATCGCTTTCGACACCATTACCGCCGCTC is a window from the Thioflavicoccus mobilis 8321 genome containing:
- a CDS encoding DNA-binding protein — its product is MGRPGITREQVFETASAIAHEGTTPTVMAVRKRLGGGSPNNITKWLGEWKAQHETTRVEALPPLPEPVEAAMRQVWGSAWKGAQDQLESEREALSAARKEIERERAEMLAEISRLDGELEAARAETQERDKALDAARRSHDETRAELREARVLVEERSRRIDEQAAEIQEARRQSSEAQAQTKRLEADLAHLNRELGEARQRADQEAKARSKLAGELDRVQADNRRLSDEIKRAGESAKQAKAALDLGGKKIAKLEGALDEERQARASAERETAELRVQVATLTERTARVEELHALIERLK
- a CDS encoding Fic family protein; its protein translation is MIQTSTLQITPEILALVAEIDEFKGAWRALGTLAPERLSALRRVATIESIGSSTRIEGSRLSDREVEQLLSNLEIQSFGSRDEQEVAGYAQLMETVFASWQEITVTENHIKQLHRDLLRFSDKDERHRGEYKTTSNSVAAFDAEGNQVGVVFETANPFETPRRMAELVDWLDQAQQGELHPLIAIGIFVVVFLEIHPFQDGNGRLSRVLTTLLLLRAGYAYVPYSSLESVIEQSKEGYYLALRRTQGTICTEAPDWTPWLTFFLKALQRQMRRLRQKVERERLLLAKLPDLAIQILDHARDHGRITIADAVTVTGASRNTLKGHFKTLCERELLVLHGQGRGAWYSLP